In Armatimonadota bacterium, the sequence AAACTGCTACCCCATGATCCCCTCCGGCCAGTCCGTGAAGGAAATGATCCTCGGTGACTGACGCGGTACCGATCCCCCAGGTGCGCTCCGAGCGCCGGGTGCTTGCCGTGCTGGTGGACAACGTGCCCGGGGTCCTGCTGCGCGTCGTTGCGTTGTTCCGGAGGCGGGGACTCAACATCCACAGCCTGGCGGTGTCGGTCACCGAGGACCCTGCGGTGTCCCGTATCACCATGACCGTGGAGTGTCCGGCAATCCTGGCGGAGTCCGTGGTCAAGCAGGTCCGCCGAGTGATGGAGGTCCGTCGGGTGCGGGACGTCACCGATGCGCCCCGCACGGAGCGGGAGCTGGCGTTGGTAAAGGTGAACGCGCCCGCAGGCGTGCGGTCGGAGATCCTGGAGGCAGCCCAGGTGTTCCGTGCTCGCCCCATCGACCTGACGGAGAAGACCGTGACCCTGGAGGTTACCGGCAGCCCGGAGAAGATCGACGCCTTCTTGAACCTCGTGGCGCGTCACGGGGTGCGGGAGGTGGCCCGTACCGGATCCGTCGCGCTCATCCGAGGTTCGGCCACGACGTAGATTACGACAGCCGAGGTGCGGAATGGCAAAGACGTACTACGAACGCAACGCCAGTCCGGAACTCATCCGATCCAAGCGTGTGGCGGTGCTGGGGTACGGCAGCCAGGGGCACGCCCACGCCCTAAACCTGCGGGACCAAGGTGTGTCGGTGGTGGTGGGGCTGAAACCGGGCGGATCGTGGGACCGCGCACGGGCGGACAGATTCCGGGTGGTGGAGGTAGCCGAGGCAGTCCGGGAGGCGGACGTGGTCTCGGTGCTGCTGCCCGACATGGTACAGGCCCAGGTGTACCGGGAGGCCATCCGGCCGAACCTGCGCCGGGGACAGGCCATGGTCTTCGCCCACGGGTTCACGGTCCTGTACGGCCAGGTGGAACCTCCCTCCGACGTGGACGTGCTCATGGTGGCTCCCAAGTCTCCCGGACACCGCATGCGGGAGGTGTTCGTGGAAGGCCAAGGGGTGCCCGGGCTCGTGGCCGTACACCAGGACACCACCGGTCAGGCCAAGGACCTCGCGTTGGCGTACGCGTGGGGGGTGGGCTGCCTGCGGGCTGGGGTGGTGGAGACCACCTTCCGGGAGGAGACCGAAAGTGACCTGTTTGGCGAGCAGGCGGTCCTGTGCGGCGGGGTCACGGCCCTGATCCAGGCGGGCTTCGAGACCCTCGTGGAGGCCGGTTACCAGCCGGAGATCGCCTACTTCGAGTGCCTGAATGAGCTGAAGCTGATCGTGGACCTCATCTACGAGGGCGGCATCCAGCGGATGCGGTACTCCGTGTCGGACACGGCGGAATATGGAGACTACACCCGTGGCCCGCAGATCATCGACCAGCACGTGCGGCAGCGGATGAGGGAGATTCTCAAGGAGATCCAGGACGGGAGGTTCGCCCGGGAGTGGATCCTGGAGGGCCAGGCCAACTTCCCGTCCCTGCAGAACCTTCGGGTTCGGGCGGCGCAGCACCCCATCGAGGAGGTAGGCCGTCAACTGCGGGCCATGATGCCATGGCTGCGGCGGCAGCCCAATGGCGCGCAGGCAGTAGGAGTTGGCACAGGCAGCTAGCGTTGATGGATCGCGTCTACATCTTTGACACGACCCTGCGAGACGGGGAGCAGTCACCCGGATTCTCCATGACCGTCCAGGAGAAGCTGGAGATGGCGCGGGCCCTCGCTCGCCTGGGCGTGGACGTGATCGAGGCAGGGTTCCCCATCGCGTCCTCGGGCGACCTGGAGGCGGTCCGGCTCATCGCCCGCGAGGTGCGGGGCCCGGTGATCTGCGGCCTGGCCCGGGCTCAGCGGCAGGACATCGAGGTGTGCTGGGAAGGCGTACAGGAGGCGGAGCGACCCCGGATCCACACCTTCATCGCCACCTCCCCCATCCACATGGAACGGAAGCTCCGGATGAGGCCGGAGGAGGTGCTGGACGCCGCGCGGCAGGCCGTCCGGCTGGCGCGCTCCCTGTGTCCGGAGGTGGAGTTCAGCTGTGAGGATGCCACCCGTTCCGACGTGGGGTTTTTGTGCCGGGTGGTGGAGGCGGCCATCCGTGAGGGAGCTGCGGTCATCAACCTCCCCGACACGGTCGGGTATGCGGTCCCCCACGAGTACGCGAACCTCATTCACACTGTGCGGGAACGGGTCCCGGACTCCGACCGGGTGGTGTGGAGCGTGCACTGTCACGACGACCTCGGAATAGCGGTGGCCAACTCGCTCGCGGGGGTGCAGGCGGGGGCGCGCCAGGTGGAAGGCACCATCAACGGCATCGGGGAGCGCGCGGGCAACGCGGCCCTAGAGGAGGTGATCATGGCGCTGGCCACCCGCCGCGATGCCTTCGGGCTGCGGGTGGACGTGGACACCACCCGCATCTACCCCACCAGCCGGCTGCTGTCCGCCCTGACCGGGGTGGACGTGCAGCCCAACAAGGCCGTCGTCGGGGCCAACGCCTTCGCCCACGAGGCGGGCATCCACCAGCACGGCGTTCTCAGCGACCCGAGGACCTACGAGATCATAACCCCCGCCTCCGTTGGAGTGCCGACCAACCGGCTGGTCCTCGGCAAGCACTCGGGCCGCCACGGCCTGGTGCACGCACTCCGGGAGATGGGCTTTCAGCTCACCGAAGGAGAGGTGGAGCGGGTGTACACCCGCTTCAAGGCCCTGTGCGACCGCAAGAAGCGGGTGGAGGTGGGCGACCTGGTGGCCCTGGTGCAGGAGTGGTTCGCCGCCGCGCCCGAGACGTACCGGCTGGTGTCCTTCCGGGTCACCACGGCCAGCGACGAACCGCCGCACGCCGCGGTGCGTCTGGAGCGGTCCGGCCAGCTGCACGTGGCCGAGAGCAGCGGGGACGGACCCGTGGATGCCCTGTTCGCGGCCATCAACGCGGCCACCGGGCGGCAGGTGCGGCTGGTGGACTACAGCCTGCGATCTGCCACCGGCGGCAGCGACGCCCTGGGCGAAGCGGTGTGTCGGCTGGTGGAGGGGGACCGGGTGGCCACGGGCCGCGGCAGCAGCACCGACGTCCTGGAGGCCAGCGCCCTGGCATACGTGGCAGCGCTGAACAAGCTGGTGGAGACCCGCCCTGCGGAGAAGGTCCCCGCGGGGCCGCAGGCAGCTTCCGGCCCCTGAGGGAGAACCCATGGGAATGACCATCACGGAAAAGATCCTGGCGTACCACGCCAACCTGCCCAAGGTGGAGCCCGGCGATTTGGTGGAGTGCCGGGTGGACATGCTGTTCGCCAACGACATCACCGCACCGCTGGCGATCCAGCAGTTCCAGCGGATCGGCGTGGACCGGGTATTCGACCCGGACCGCGTGGCCTTCGTCCTGGATCACTACTCGCCTGCGAAGGACATCGCATCCGCAGAGCAGTGCCGCATCACCCGGGAGTTCGTCCGCAAGCACGGGCTGGCGCACTTCTACGACGTGGGACGGGCGGGCATCGCGCACGTGCTGCTGGCGGAGGAGGGATTCGTGGCGCCCGGGGAGGTGTTCGTGGGGGCGGACTCCCACACCTGCAACCACGGGGCGCTGGGGGCTTTCGCCACCGGGGTGGGTAGCTCGGACCTGGCCGCCGCCATGGCCACGGGACGCTTGTGGTTCCGGGTCCCGCCCACCCTGCACTTCGTGTTCCGCGGGACCCTGCCGCGCTGGGTAACGGGCAAGGACCTGGTGCTCCGGATCATCGGGGACATCGGGGTGGACGGGGCGCGGTACGCGGCCATGGAGTTCGCGGGACCGGTGCTCCAGCAGCTTTCCATGGACGAGCGGTTCTCCATCACCAACATGGCGGTGGAGGCGGGCGCGAAGAACGGCATCATGGAACCCGACGAGGCGGTGTTGGACTGGGTTCGGCCACGGGCCCGGCGTCCGTTCCAGCCGGTGTACGGGGATCCGGACGCATCCTACGCTGCGGTGTACGAGTACGACGTGACGGACATGCAGCCCGTGGTGAGCGCGCCGCCGTCGCCGGCCAACGTGCTCCCGGTCGCGGAGGTGTCGGGCGTGCGGGTGGACCAGTGCTTCATCGGCACGTGCACCAACGGGCGCATCGAGGACCTCCGTCAGGCAGCGCAGGTGCTGGCAGGCCGGCGGATCCATCCGAACGTGCGCCTGCTGGTGATCCCGGCCAGCCCCCACGTCTATCGCCAGGCCCTGGAGGAAGGGCTCATCCAGGTGTTCCTGGACGCGGGAGGTGCGGTGTCCACGCCCACCTGCGGGCCGTGCATCGGCGGGCACATGGGGGTGCTGGCCGAAGGGGAGGTGTGCGTGTCCACCAGCAGCCGGAACTTCATCGGCCGCATGGGACACCGGGGCAGCAAGACGTACCTGTCCAACGCCGCGGTGGCGGCCGCAGCCGCGGTGGCAGGCAAGCTCGTGCACCCCGACGAGGTCGTGCGGGAACCGACGCGGGTGTGAGGATGTCGGCCATCGCGATCCGGGGTAGGGCGCACAAAGTCGGCGACCACGTCGACACCGACCTCATCATCGCGGGGCGGTACCTGGTCACCACGGAACCTGCCGAACTCGCTGAGCACCTCTTCGAGGACCTGGATCCCGGGTTGCGCCAGCGCATCCGGCCCGGGGACGTCGTGGTGGCCGGCGAGAACTTTGGGCAGGGCAGCTCCCGGGAGCACGCTCCCCTGGCCCTGGTGGGTGCCGGCGTGGCTGCGGTGGTGGCGGCTTCCTACGCGCGCATCTTCTACCGAAACGCCTTCAACAACGGCCTGCTCCTGCTGGAGTGCCCGGAGGCCAGCCGCGCGGTGCAGGACGGCGACGAGCTGGAGATCGACCCGCACACGGGGGAGATCCGGAACCTCACCCGGGGTGAAGTCTACCGGGCCAGGCCCATCCCGCCCTTCATGCAGGAGCTCACGCGACTCGGCGGGATCATCCCCTACGTGCGGCGCAGGCTCGGACTGGAGGCGTGCTGATGCGGGTGGAGGTGTACGACACGACCTCCAAGACCGGACGCATGGCGCGGACGTGGAGTTTTCCGTGAAGGAGACGCTGCGCTGTGCCCTGGCCTGGACGAGGTCGTGTGGACTTCGTGGAGGGCGGCAGTTAGCTCACGCGTGGTGGTGGACGGCCCCGTGGCGGTCGTACGGGCTGCATGCACGGGTAGCGGTGGCGATTGCGGGTGGGCATCAGGACGGAGGAGATACCATGGAGGAGGTCTGGAAGGAGGAACTGGAGGCCGTGCTGGGCTGGCTGTGTGAGGCAGAGGCGTCGGAGCAGGACGAGGACAGCTGGACCATCGCCTGCATCCAGCAGATGTACTGACCCGTGGACGCGCGCATCCTCCTCCTGCCCGGGGACGGGATCGGCCCGGAGGTGGTGGGGCAAGCGGTCCGTGTGCTCGACGCCGTCGGACAGCGCTACCGGCACTGCTTCACCCACCGTACGGAACTCATCGGCGGCGAGGCCATCGACCGGTACGGCGACCCCCTTCCGGGCCCGACCCGCGACGCGCTGCGGGACTGCGACGCGATCCTCCTGGGTGCGGTGGGAGGCCCTCGTTGGGATCAAGTCCCGGTGCGGCCGGAGTCCGGGTTGCTCGCGTTGCGCTATGAACTCGGGGTGTACGCGAATCTCAGGCCCGCCACCTTGCTGGACGGCCTGGAGACCGCCTCACCCTTGCGCCCTGAGGTGGTTCGGGGTACGGACTTCCTCATCGTCCGCGAGCTCACGGGCGGACTTTACTTTGGCCAACCCAAGACCCGCGACATTCACCGAGCGGTGGACACCATGGCGTACACCGCTGCAGAGGTGGAGCGGGTAGCCCGGGTCGCCTTCGGTGCGGCGCAGGCACGCCGAAGGCGGGTGCACTCCGTGGACAAGGCGAACGTGCTCGAGACCTCGCGGCTTTGGCGCGAGGTGGTGACCCGCGTGAGCCAGGAGTTCCCGGACGTGACGTTGGAAAACCTGCTGGTCGACACCTGCGCCATGCAGCTGGTGCGCCGGCCCACCGCGTTCGACGTGATCCTCGCCGAGAACACCTTCGGGGACATCCTGAGCGACGTAGCCGCGGCCGTGGTGGGTTCCATCGGAATCCTCCCCTCGGCCAGCCTCGGGGACCGACCGCCGTTTCTGTACGAGCCGGTTCACGGATCGGCCCCCGACATCGCGGGACGTGGGGTCGCCAACCCGCTGGGCGCCATCCTGAGCGCCGCGCTGATGCTTCGGTACTCGTTCGGCCTTGAAGCAGAGGCGCGCGCGGTGGACGAGGCGGTGCGTGCAGTGGTGCGGGAAGGGATTGCCACTCCCGATCTAGGCGGCGGAGCCCGGACCGACGAGGTGGGGGTTGCGGTAGCGAACCGCGTGCTCCACCTGGCGGGCTAGACACCGCGGCGTAACCCTTTACGGCCAAGGTACGGCCAGCGGTGCTGGCATTCCCTTTTCACGCAGCCCGTACGGTGCTGCCGGCGGATGCGCCGAAAGGGTTGACAGGAGCAGGCAAGGAGGTGGCGCCGTGCGGAGCGACGCGCTCAAGTCCGGGGTGCCCCGGTCGCCGGCCCGTGCGATGCTGCGGGCCGTGGGTCTACATGACGAAGACTTCCAGCGGCCCTTCGTGGGCGTGGTCAACACGTGGACGGACGGGATGCCGTGCAACTTCCACCTGCGGGAGCTGGCGGACGACTTGCAGATGGGGCTACGAGACGCGGGTGTGCTGGGGTTTCAGTTCGGCGCCCCGGCCGTAAACGACGCCATGGCGATGGGGACGGAGGCGATGCGCGCCAGCCTCATCAGCCGGGAAGTGGTGGCGGATGCGGTAGAGGTGGTAGCCCGCGGGTACCTGTACGACGGGATGGCCGTGCTGGTCGGGTGCGACAAGACCATCCCAGGCGGGGCCATGGGAGTGATCCGCAGCGGTGTTCCGGGCATCGTGCTGTATGGCGGCACCGTCGCCCCGGGCGTCCTCGGCGGCCGGAAGCTGACCATCGTGGATGCCTTCGAGGCGGTGGGCAAGTTCAGCGCGGGTCAGATGGGTCGGGAGGAGTTCGAGGCGGTGGAGCGGCGCGCGGTGCCGGGTCCGGGGGCGTGCGGAGGGCAGTACACCGCCAACACCATGGCCCTCGTGCTGGAGGCGTTGGGGTTGTCCCCAATGGGGTACAACGCCATTCCCGCCACCGTCCCCGAGAAGAAGGAAGCTACTCGCAGAGCCGGGGCGGTTTTGGCGGAAGCTGTACGTGCGGGGAGGGCGCCGCGCGAGTACCTGACTCGCGGTTCTTTCTTGAATGCCGTCGCGACGGTGGCGGCAACGGGAGGTTCCACCAATGCGGTGCTGCACCTGCTCGCGCTGGCCCTCGAGCTGGGGATCCCACTGGAGCTGGACGACTTCGACCGGGTGTCGCGCCGCACACCAGTGATCGCCGATTTGCGGCCGTGGGGCACCTACACGGCCTGGGAACTGTACGAGGCCGGCGGAACGCGCCTCGTGTTCCGCCGGATGTTGGAAGGCGGGCTGCTCGATGGCGACCAGAAGACCGTCACCGGCCGAACCCTCGCCGAAGAGGCGGGCGACGCGCAGGGGGCGCCCGGCCAGTCGGTCGTGTGGTCTGCCCACAGGCCGGTGAAGCGGCACGGGGGTCTGGCGATCCTTCGCGGTTCCCTGGCACCCCGGGGCGCGGTGATCAAGGTCGCGGGCACCGAACGCATGCAGTTCCATGGGCCCACTCGTGTCTTCGACGGGGAGGCCGACGCGCTCCATGCGGTCTTGGAAGGACGGATCCGGCCCGGTGACGTGGTGGTCATCCGCTACGAAGGTCCCAAGGGGGCACCCGGGATGCCCGAGATGCTGTCGGTGACCGCCGCGTTGGTCGGGCGCGGCCTCGGCCCCGACGTGGCGCTGGTGACGGACGGGCGGTTCTCCGGCGGTACACGGGGGTTGATGGTGGGGCACGTGGACCCCGAAGCGCAGGTGGGTGGGCCCATTGCGTTGGTCCGAGACGGCGACCCCATCGTCGTCGACGTGGAGAGCAGGCGGTTGGATGTGGACGTACCACCCGAGGAGCTGGAGAGGAGGAAGCGGGACTTCGTGCCACCGGCGCCGCGCTATCGTGTCGGCCTGTTCGGCCGCTATGCGGCCCTCGTGGGGTCCGCCTCGGAGGGCGCGATCCTGCGCGTGGAGCCGTGAAGCCGCAGGTTCGCCACACGTGGCTTCGCGTCGCGTGCCGGGCTCTGCTGCTCGCGCGGCGCTGGCTGAAAGACGACCGCAACCCCCCGATGCGGAGTTGCCCACGTGTGACCATTGGGTCGGGCGGTGGGCCTCAGTCCTTTCGACCGCCACAGACGGGGTATGATGGCAGCGAGCGCCGATGCCGGAGATCGTTGACAGCCACGTTCACTTGGTCACGCCGGGGATGGTACGCCGGTACGCATCGCGCCCGCTGCCGATCCGGCAACGGGCGCTGGAGGCGGCGCAGGCGCACCGGATGAGGCGGCTGGGGGATGTGGGTGAGGAGTCGATCGCCGAGATCGCCGCGCGCTGGCAGCGGGAGCTCGACGCGCACGGCGTGGCGGCGGCCTTCTTCATCGCGGTGGGCGAGGCCAACGAGGAACTCGCCGAGTTCGTCTCGCTCAACCCGAACCGGTTCTTCGGCTGGGGAAGCGTCGCCGATCCGTTGCATCCGGACGCCGCGCGCACCGTAGCACGCTTCCCACAGTGGGGCCTGCGGGGCCTGAAGCTCTACCCGCCGGTGCAGCGGTTCGACGCAAGCGACCGTGCTTTGTTCCCGCTCTACGAGAAGGCGGCCGAGCTCGGTCTTCCGGTGCTGTTTCACTTTGGGATCACGGTGGCCCCGCTGTACGACCTCAGGTACGCGAACCCCCTCAACCTATCGGCCGCGCTCAAGCAGTTCCCGGACGTGACGTTCGGGATTGCCCACTTCGGAGCGGGGTTCCTGCGGGAGACGCTGTTTTTGGCCTACCACACCGACAACGTGTTCGTGGACACCTCAGGCACGAACAACTGGCGCGAGTACCACCCAGGCAACCCCTCGCTGGAGTCGGTGTTCTCCGACGCACTGCGCGCGTTCGGACCGCAGCGTGTACTGTTTGGCACCGACACCGCGGTCGGTCCCTATCGCGGCCACATCCTCCGGGAGCAGGTGGACATCCTGCAGCGCCTGGAGCTCTCCGAAGCGGACCGTGCCCTGGTACTCGGCGGCAACGCCAGGCGCCTGTTCCGCATCGGCGGAGGGTAGACGGCCGTCCCTTACGGCACCATCAGGTACTGCAGGGTGAACGGCGACACCGCGCGGCCGGGTGCGGTGGGCCGCGGAGGCCAAGCAGCAAGCCCTACCAGTGCCTGGAGCAACCCGCCGGGCGGATACTCCACGACACGCGCCCGATCCAGGTTCGTCCGCCGGAGGGCCTCAGCCAAGGCTTGGGGAAACTGCCCCAGGCTGTCCACCAGACCCGCTCGCAGCGCCTGCCGCCCGGTCAAGATGCGCCCGTCGGCGAACTGCAGCACGCGGGAGCGATCCATGCGGCGGCCCTCGGCGACCACGTCCACGAACCGCTGGTAGATCTCGTCCACGAGCCCGCGGAACAGCGCGGCCTCCTCGGGTGTGATGGGGCGGTTGGGGTTGCCCATGTCTTTGAACCGCCCGCTCTTGAACACCACTGCCCGGATGCCGATCTTGCGGTTGAACTCCTCCAGGTTGGGCAGCGCCACGATCACGCCGATGCTGCCGGTGATCGTGGACGGATCGGCGACGATGTGATCGGCGGCCGCGGCGACGTAGTAACCGCCCGAGGCCGCGGTCTCGGTCATCCGCGCGATCACCGGCTTGCCGGCCCGGCGCAGCGAGGCGACCTTCGCGTGGATCTCGGCGCTTGCGACGACCGATCCACCCGGCGTGTTGAGTTCGAGGATCACCGCCTTGACCGCTGAGTCGCGCTCGGCGCGGTCGAGGAGCTCGACGATCTGCCGGCTGGAGGCGACCGGCCCGAAGACGGACATGCCGCCCTCGCGGACGATCGGCCCCGTAATCCGGATCAGCGCGATCTTGTCGGGCCCCTCACCGCTGACGTGACGTTCCTGTGCGGGGCCACCCCCGGCCAACCCCGCGCCTGCCACCAGCCCCAGGCCCGCGCCCACGACCATCGCAGCTCCCAGAGCCACGAGTGCCAAAACCACTCCGACGACGACCGCCACCGTCTGTCGCATTCCGTCACCCCCGTCGATGTGACTGCCCGCGATCGATCTTCGTGAATCCCCCTTCGGTTGCCTGTCGGCCTTCACCGAGGTTTAACGCCGTGTCAACTGCGCCTTATCGCGCGGTGTGTAGCCTTGAAAGCAAACGGAGCGCAGGAGGCTAGCAAAGATGCATCGCGCAGGTCGAATGCGCAGGTGGGCAGTTGGGGTCGCATCGATCGCTGTCGTGGCGCTGGCGTCGGGCGTGGGCGCGCAGGGCCGTCCCGGGGGTACGACAAGCCCGCCGGGCACGATCGTCGTGGACGGCTCGAGCACGGTGGCACCGATCACGAGCGCGATCGCCGAAGAGTTCGTCAAGACACCGCAAGGGCGCGGCGTCCGGATCACCGTGGGGGTCAGCGGCACGGGTGGGGGGTTCAAGAAGTTCTGCGCCGATAGCCCCCAGTCCCGTACCGACATCTCGAATGCGTCGCGGCCGATCCAGGCGACCGAAGACGAAGCGTGCCGTCGTCATCAAGTGAGCTACACGGAAGTGCCGGTCGGCATCGATGGACTGGCGGTGGTCGTGCACCCACGCAACACCTGGGCGACGTGCCTGACCGCGGGCGAACTGCGTCGGATTTGGGAGCCGGCGGCGGAACGACAGATCACCACCTGGCGTCAGGTGCGGCGCTCGTTCCCCGACCGCCCCCTGCGCCTGGCCGGGCCCGGCGCAGACTCAGGGACGTTCGACAGTTTCACGGAGGTGATCGTAGGCAAGGCGAAGTCGAGCCGGGGTGACTACCAGGCGAGCGAGGACGACAACGTCCTCGTGCAGTTCGTCCAGCGGGACGAGGGCGCGCTGGGGTACTTCGGCTTGGCCTATCTGGAAGAGAATCTGGGGCGGATCAAGGGCGTGGCCATCGATCCCAGCGACAAGGTGGACCTCACGAGCGACAGCGAGTGTCAGGGTGTGGGCCCGACGTTCGAGAACGTCCTCGCGGGCCGGTACCGGCCACTCACGCGTCCGCTGTTCATCTACGTGAACCGGGTGAGCGCGCAGACCAAGCCCGAGGTGCGCACGTTCGTCAACTACTACATCGGCCCCGACGGCGTCCGCCGCCAGGTCGACGACCCGCGTACAAGGGGCGCCAAGACGCCCCTGATCCGGGCGGTCGGCTACGTCGAGTTTCCCGCTGAGGTGTACACGCTGGCAGCCCGGTGCTTTGCGATGCTGCGCGCGGGGACCGCATTCACCCGGGATGGTCGCCCTGCTGGTTCGGCGTCGGTGGGAGACGTGGTGCAGCGGTACCGTCAGCGCTGTCGTTGACGGGCTGGGGCGCGGGTGGGAGGTCCCCTTGAGCCTCCCACCTTTCGGCTTAGCCGTTTCTTAACGGTTCCTTATGGTGTTCCCAACGACCTCGTGGAACCGTGGGTGTCGTGCGACTCGCCGTGCTGGCGCTCGTGCTCGCTGTGGCAGGCTGCGGGCCCACGGGGCTCCGCCGCGCCGCTCCGGCCGACGTGCCGCCAGGGGGGACCGCGAGCCCGCCGGGGACCATTGTGATCGATGGGTCCAGCACGGTGGCGCCGCTGACGGGTGCGGTCGCCGAGGAGTTCCGCAAGACCTCGCAGGGTCGCGACGTGCGGGTGACGGTCGGCGTCAGCGGCACGGGCGGAGGGTTCAAGAAGTTCTGCGCGGCCAGCGCGACGTCGCGCACCGACTTCCAGGGAGCCTCTCGGCCGATTCGCGCGGAGGAAGACGAAGCGTGTCGCCGAAACCAGGTGGCCTACATCGAGATCCCCGTCGCGATCGACGGCCTGGCCGTGGTGGTCCACCCGCAGAACACGTGGGCGCGCTGCCTTACGGTGGGCGAACTTAGACGGATCTGGGAGCCGGGCGCTGAGGGACGCGTGACGAGCTGGAAGCAGGTACGGCGCACGTTCCCCGATCGACCCCTGCGGCTGGCAGGCCCGGGCGCAGATTCCGGCACGTTCGACTCGTTCACCGAGATCGTCGTCGGCACCGCGAAGGCGAGCCGGGGCGACTACCAGGCGAGCGAGGACGACAACGTCATCGTGCAGTTTGTGCAGCGGGACGTCGGGGCCCTCGGGTACTTCGGCCTGGCATACCTCGAGGAAAACGTGGGTCGTGTGAAAGGGGTGGCGATCGATCCCGCCGATGAGGTGGACCTGGCTTCCGACGCCGACTGCCGGGGCGTGGAGCCCACGTTCGACGCCATCCTCTCTGGCCGGTACCGGCCGCTGACGCGTCCTTTGTTCCTCTACGCCAACCGAGTCAGCGCGCAGATCAAGCCCGAGGTCGGGGAGTTCGTCGACTACTACATCGGCCCCGATGGCCTGCGCGCCCGGGTTCCCGATCCCAGAAGCCCTGCGTCGGAGACGAAGCTGGTGAGGGCGGTCGGCTACGTGGAGTTCCCAGACGAGATCTACGACCTGGGACGGAGGTGCTTCGACGCAGGGGTCGTCGGCACTGCGTTCCAGGATCGAGGCCAACCGGCGGGCTCGGCGACCGTCGGCGATGTGGTCCGCGAGTACCGGCGACGCTGCCGATGAGGGTTGCCGCCCCGGAGAGCGTGATTTCGTGGCTTCGGTTCCCATGACCCGGAAGAAGCGGCGCGTCGGCGAGCGTCTGATCGAGTCGGGTCTCGCCGTGTGCGGATTGTGGTCGATCCTCATCACCCTGAGCATCGTCGGTGTGCTGTTGTTCGAGACGGTTGCGTTCTTCCGCTTGCCCATCGAAGCCACCAACCCCGAGATCGTCTCCCGCCGTGCCGATCTGCAGCGATTCGCCGAGGCGCGTCCGGACCTCGTAGGCCGACCGCTCGCTTTGGTCCGGGAGTTCTTCACAGAGACCACCTGGAGCCCGCTGTTCAGCAACAAGCGGTTCGGGATCCTGCCGCTGGTGGCGGGTACGGTGCTAACGAGTTTGATCGCGCTGCTGGTTGCGGTCCCGATCGGGCTGCTGGCGGCGACCTATCTCAGCGAGTTCGCGTCCGCGCGCACGCGAGCCCGGGTCAAGCCGGTTCTGGAGATCCTCGCCGGCGTTCCGACGATCGTATACGGGTACTTCGCGCTGACGTTCGTGACGCCCCTGCTGCAGGACTACGTCTTCGGGCAGGCGATGGCCGGGCAGAACGCGCTGTCCGCCGGTCTGGTGATGGGCGTGATGATCCTG encodes:
- the ilvN gene encoding acetolactate synthase small subunit, with product MTDAVPIPQVRSERRVLAVLVDNVPGVLLRVVALFRRRGLNIHSLAVSVTEDPAVSRITMTVECPAILAESVVKQVRRVMEVRRVRDVTDAPRTERELALVKVNAPAGVRSEILEAAQVFRARPIDLTEKTVTLEVTGSPEKIDAFLNLVARHGVREVARTGSVALIRGSATT
- the ilvC gene encoding ketol-acid reductoisomerase, encoding MAKTYYERNASPELIRSKRVAVLGYGSQGHAHALNLRDQGVSVVVGLKPGGSWDRARADRFRVVEVAEAVREADVVSVLLPDMVQAQVYREAIRPNLRRGQAMVFAHGFTVLYGQVEPPSDVDVLMVAPKSPGHRMREVFVEGQGVPGLVAVHQDTTGQAKDLALAYAWGVGCLRAGVVETTFREETESDLFGEQAVLCGGVTALIQAGFETLVEAGYQPEIAYFECLNELKLIVDLIYEGGIQRMRYSVSDTAEYGDYTRGPQIIDQHVRQRMREILKEIQDGRFAREWILEGQANFPSLQNLRVRAAQHPIEEVGRQLRAMMPWLRRQPNGAQAVGVGTGS
- a CDS encoding 2-isopropylmalate synthase, with the protein product MDRVYIFDTTLRDGEQSPGFSMTVQEKLEMARALARLGVDVIEAGFPIASSGDLEAVRLIAREVRGPVICGLARAQRQDIEVCWEGVQEAERPRIHTFIATSPIHMERKLRMRPEEVLDAARQAVRLARSLCPEVEFSCEDATRSDVGFLCRVVEAAIREGAAVINLPDTVGYAVPHEYANLIHTVRERVPDSDRVVWSVHCHDDLGIAVANSLAGVQAGARQVEGTINGIGERAGNAALEEVIMALATRRDAFGLRVDVDTTRIYPTSRLLSALTGVDVQPNKAVVGANAFAHEAGIHQHGVLSDPRTYEIITPASVGVPTNRLVLGKHSGRHGLVHALREMGFQLTEGEVERVYTRFKALCDRKKRVEVGDLVALVQEWFAAAPETYRLVSFRVTTASDEPPHAAVRLERSGQLHVAESSGDGPVDALFAAINAATGRQVRLVDYSLRSATGGSDALGEAVCRLVEGDRVATGRGSSTDVLEASALAYVAALNKLVETRPAEKVPAGPQAASGP
- a CDS encoding 3-isopropylmalate dehydratase large subunit, which codes for MGMTITEKILAYHANLPKVEPGDLVECRVDMLFANDITAPLAIQQFQRIGVDRVFDPDRVAFVLDHYSPAKDIASAEQCRITREFVRKHGLAHFYDVGRAGIAHVLLAEEGFVAPGEVFVGADSHTCNHGALGAFATGVGSSDLAAAMATGRLWFRVPPTLHFVFRGTLPRWVTGKDLVLRIIGDIGVDGARYAAMEFAGPVLQQLSMDERFSITNMAVEAGAKNGIMEPDEAVLDWVRPRARRPFQPVYGDPDASYAAVYEYDVTDMQPVVSAPPSPANVLPVAEVSGVRVDQCFIGTCTNGRIEDLRQAAQVLAGRRIHPNVRLLVIPASPHVYRQALEEGLIQVFLDAGGAVSTPTCGPCIGGHMGVLAEGEVCVSTSSRNFIGRMGHRGSKTYLSNAAVAAAAAVAGKLVHPDEVVREPTRV
- a CDS encoding 3-isopropylmalate dehydratase small subunit translates to MAIRGRAHKVGDHVDTDLIIAGRYLVTTEPAELAEHLFEDLDPGLRQRIRPGDVVVAGENFGQGSSREHAPLALVGAGVAAVVAASYARIFYRNAFNNGLLLLECPEASRAVQDGDELEIDPHTGEIRNLTRGEVYRARPIPPFMQELTRLGGIIPYVRRRLGLEAC
- the leuB gene encoding 3-isopropylmalate dehydrogenase, with product MDARILLLPGDGIGPEVVGQAVRVLDAVGQRYRHCFTHRTELIGGEAIDRYGDPLPGPTRDALRDCDAILLGAVGGPRWDQVPVRPESGLLALRYELGVYANLRPATLLDGLETASPLRPEVVRGTDFLIVRELTGGLYFGQPKTRDIHRAVDTMAYTAAEVERVARVAFGAAQARRRRVHSVDKANVLETSRLWREVVTRVSQEFPDVTLENLLVDTCAMQLVRRPTAFDVILAENTFGDILSDVAAAVVGSIGILPSASLGDRPPFLYEPVHGSAPDIAGRGVANPLGAILSAALMLRYSFGLEAEARAVDEAVRAVVREGIATPDLGGGARTDEVGVAVANRVLHLAG